In Carettochelys insculpta isolate YL-2023 chromosome 11, ASM3395843v1, whole genome shotgun sequence, a genomic segment contains:
- the RCOR2 gene encoding REST corepressor 2 isoform X2, translated as MIRVGADYQAVIPECKPESPARYSNKELKGMLVWSPNHCVSDAKLDKYIAMAKDKHGYNIEQALGMLLWHKHDVEKSLADLANFTPFPDEWTVEDKVLFEQAFSFHGKSFARIQQMLPDKLIPSLVKYYYSWKKTRSRTSVMDRQARRLLSKKERDDSNDEMEEGRAASEGEFDAMDPKKELSYQKLPSSRPGPGSGSGPVRKEVQLSQYRHHPLRSRRRPPKGMYLSQDDIAGISASPDVGTLALRHLDSQLVSLKRQVQCIKQINSSMKQALEGGIDKLRPPEGNGKFNSRWTTDEQLLAVQAIRRYGKDFQAVAGVIGNKTLAQVKTFFVSYRRRFNLEEVLQEWEAEQGGSPGGRSPPHDTKSSSVSLASSEDDDEVQITAVSRSAQQQTQAPTSTTAAPPSASPRLPPTTLSQPPPLLRPSLPTAPTLHRQPPPLQQGRFLQPRLSPNQPPPPLIRPAASRHHGRGPQPPSSLVGVALEPPPPSSSSSSSGSL; from the exons AAAGCCCCGCTCGCTACAGCAACAAGGAGCTGAAAGGGATGCTGGTCTGGTCACCCAACCACTGCGTGTCAGATGCCAAAC TGGACAAATACATTGCAATGGCCAAGGACAAGCATGGCTACAACATTGAGCAG GCCCTGGGGATGCTGCTGTGGCACAAGCATGACGTGGAGAAGTCTCTGGCTGACCTGGCCAACTTCACACCCTTTCCAGACGAGTGGACAGTGGAGGACAAGGTGCTATTTGAACAGGCCTTCAGCTTCCATGGCAAGAGCTTCGCACGCATCCAGCAGATG CTGCCCGACAAGCTGATCCCTAGCCTGGTGAAGTATTACTACTCCTGGAAGAAGACGAGGAGCCGCACCAGCGTCATGGACCGGCAGGCCCGGCGGCTGCTCAGCAAGAAAGAGAGGGATGACAG TAACGACGAGATGGAGGAGGGACGGGCGGCCAGCGAGGGGGAGTTTGATGCCATGGACCCCAAGAAGGag CTGAGCTACCAGAAGCTGCCCAGCAgccgcccaggcccaggatcgggCTCGGGGCCTGTGAGGAAGGAGGTGCAGCTGTCGCAGTACCGGCACCACCCGTTGCGCTCGCGCCGGCGCCCTCCCAAAGGCATGTACCTGAGTCAGGACGACATCGCTGGCATCTCGGCCAGCCCGGATGTGGGCACCCTGGCGCTGCGCCACCTCGACTCACAGCTCGTCTCCCTCAAGCGCCAG GTCCAGTGCATCAAGCAGATCAACAGCAGCATGAAACAGGCCCTGGAGGGTGGGATCGACAAGCTGCGGCCCCCCGAG GGGAACGGCAAGTTCAACTCACGCTGGACCACTgatgagcagctgctggctgtgcagg ctatCCGCAGGTATGGGAAAGATTTCCAGGCTGTGGCCGGGGTGATCGGCAACAAGACGCTGGCCCAGGTGAAAACCTTCTTTGTCAGCTACCGGCGCCGCTTCAAcctggaggaggtgctgcaggagtgggaggCGGAGCAAGGGGGCTCCCCAGGGGGCCGCTCCCCTCCACATGACACCAAGAGCTCCAGCgtctctctggccagcagcgAGGATGACGACGAG GTGCAGATCACAGCCGTGTCCCGCTCTGCCCAGCAGCAGACACAGGCCCCCACATCCACCACAGCGGCTccaccctctgcctccccccGACTGCCACCCACCACgctctcccagcctccccccttgCTGCGGCCCTCGCTGCCCACCGCGCCCACGCTCCATCGCCAGCCGCCCCCCCTCCAGCAGGGACGCTTCCTGCAGCCCAGACTGTCTCCCAACCAGCCCCCTCCGCCACTCATCCGGCCTGCTGCCTCCCGCCACCATGGGCGGGGGCCGCAGCCCCCTTCCTCGCTGGTGGGCGTGGCCCTAgagcccccgcctccctcctcctcctcctcctcctccggttccctctga